One Deltaproteobacteria bacterium DNA window includes the following coding sequences:
- a CDS encoding response regulator, with product MSGETVLVIDDSPTILKVVQLVLTKAGYAVLTAADGDEGVQLAAEHRPQIVLLDFVMPKMNGYQVCRALQQEEGTRDVPVVLMSAKGDQVGDRFVKVMGIVDYITKPFSPEAITAVVQHTLAKYAASSPGEGEGRILPEVSAEKAVSAAEAALHARQAALARLAEGVSRSVGRSIVAAAANHATALEEADVVAWARQGLGPAVFEVLLGELRAAAPELVGEGDAVLMGDLRVIPLAEVLLLLHQQEQLGVLTVTRGDARVDLYFRGGNIELATAAGVPEEFLLGRFLIENNLMKREDLELYLSTRGGNGKLLGHQLVKMGYLSETSLKQAMRQQSCELVYELMRWSFGRFAFRATPELAPVAAEAALAMPVDTILMEGFRRVDEWHLIEREIDNFDLVFLRNDEGLSRMGRGKLTREELAVLELVNGRNTVKEIVRQSRMGSFDVSKMLYRLLSVKLIRKRVAPLAV from the coding sequence ATGTCCGGCGAAACCGTTCTCGTCATCGATGACAGCCCGACCATCCTGAAGGTGGTTCAGCTCGTGCTGACCAAGGCCGGGTATGCCGTCCTGACCGCGGCGGACGGCGACGAAGGGGTGCAGCTCGCGGCCGAGCATCGACCGCAGATCGTGCTCCTCGACTTCGTGATGCCCAAGATGAACGGCTACCAGGTCTGCCGGGCGCTCCAGCAAGAGGAGGGCACTCGGGACGTGCCCGTGGTGCTGATGAGCGCGAAGGGGGATCAGGTCGGCGACCGGTTCGTCAAGGTGATGGGGATCGTCGACTACATCACCAAGCCGTTCTCTCCCGAGGCGATCACCGCGGTAGTGCAACACACGCTCGCGAAGTACGCGGCGTCCTCGCCGGGGGAGGGGGAGGGGAGGATCCTGCCCGAGGTCTCCGCGGAGAAGGCGGTCAGCGCGGCGGAGGCGGCGTTGCACGCGCGACAGGCCGCGCTCGCTCGCCTGGCCGAAGGGGTGAGTCGGTCGGTCGGCCGATCCATTGTGGCGGCGGCGGCGAACCACGCGACGGCGCTCGAGGAGGCCGACGTGGTGGCGTGGGCCCGGCAGGGACTCGGGCCGGCGGTCTTCGAGGTGCTCCTCGGCGAGCTCAGGGCGGCTGCGCCGGAGCTCGTGGGGGAGGGGGACGCCGTCTTGATGGGAGACCTGCGGGTCATCCCTCTCGCGGAGGTGCTCCTGCTCCTGCATCAGCAGGAACAGCTCGGGGTCTTGACGGTCACCCGAGGGGACGCCCGCGTGGACCTGTACTTCCGCGGCGGGAACATCGAGCTCGCCACGGCGGCGGGGGTGCCGGAGGAGTTTCTCCTCGGTCGCTTCCTCATCGAGAACAACCTGATGAAGCGGGAGGATCTCGAGCTGTACCTCAGCACGCGGGGCGGCAACGGCAAGCTCCTCGGCCACCAGCTGGTCAAGATGGGCTATCTGAGCGAGACGAGCCTCAAGCAGGCGATGCGGCAGCAGTCCTGCGAGCTGGTCTACGAGCTGATGCGCTGGAGCTTCGGACGCTTCGCCTTCCGCGCCACCCCCGAGCTCGCCCCGGTGGCGGCGGAGGCGGCGCTCGCGATGCCCGTCGACACCATCCTCATGGAGGGCTTTCGCCGGGTGGACGAGTGGCACCTCATCGAGCGCGAGATCGACAACTTCGATCTCGTCTTCCTGCGCAACGACGAGGGGCTGAGCCGTATGGGCCGCGGGAAGCTGACGCGGGAAGAGCTGGCGGTGCTGGAGCTCGTCAACGGCCGGAACACGGTCAAGGAGATCGTGCGACAGAGCCGCATGGGGTCCTTCGACGTCAGCAAGATGCTCTATCGCTTGCTCTCGGTGAAGTTGATCCGCAAGCGCGTCGCGCCGCTCGCGGTCTGA
- a CDS encoding protein kinase, which translates to MAASYPRLFGSYLLLRKLAAGGMGDLHLAGPSSLGGPARLLVVKTIRSTPKKNDRRARFLDESKVALRLSHPNLVQVFDAGIVDDQPYLAMEYVLGRDLRDLLVRCGELRRPLPVAACVYLAQELCRGLSYAHEHAEIRLVHRDVCPSNVLLSFAGEVKLTDFGIASSPLRKPYTAPGVVFGRLSYLAPERTRSGPVDARADLYSVGVILWETLTGQPMRPRSETSPRPQLESVKQPVLVPPSSRRPDVPAALDALVLRALQPDPDARYPSGEAMGEALRELLGQLGPDYDATALAQLLRAVYGSVVDECQRDAEGLLRQVARRRLEPVTTPPAAASPTGARPRPPPRVPLPPRLGARPPQLGPGAAPSVEVGAPGRLTTDNLSGQILDGRYRTMRLIGEGGMGAVYEAQHTEIGRRVAIKVLHALYSRDEEAVRRFRDEARAATRIGHPNIVDVTDSGTTADGRVYFVMELLTGVDLATVLAQQRTLATDRALRIAHQMCRALHAAHDAGIVHRDLKPENVFLTERDGETDFVKILDFGIAKNLDLAERGDARLTTPGIAMGTPEYMAPEQAAGEEIDRRIDVYATGAMLFEMLTGHLPHEGKNLMQLLSRKALEPPTPLRHYRPDLPEALDALLSHALATERSHRLPSMEDLRKALEPFLAEGTAPSAGLAVGTAPTVRAPALLEAPPFPPAHQVLPGEVRLYGGQLSESGAAPTLGSATGAALQATDPLGTRVVAGRRWPLWTTLGVTLLVGGGGAFAAIWWRGHREVPTAPISDAGSPRRDAGPVRDARPQDAAPPQSWPAATAPERPKVTPQEVERILEWARRAADGKRYLRPPGDNVKELLERIERDHPGHPAVARFRSQLGARIARRASTLLRSRQLPQAQQLYRTWVSLDDQAEKPLRALAQLELLLGRRALGRGQLKLARQHALAAQEIVPGHPGIPELLGDLAARKHRYPQAVRHYEAALQLATAKPVRKALEKKLAAAKRKAR; encoded by the coding sequence ATGGCGGCCAGCTACCCGCGCCTCTTCGGCAGCTACCTCCTCCTGCGAAAGCTCGCCGCCGGCGGGATGGGGGACCTGCACCTGGCCGGGCCGTCCTCGCTGGGCGGTCCCGCCCGGCTGCTGGTGGTCAAGACGATCCGCTCCACTCCCAAGAAGAACGACCGCCGCGCGCGTTTTCTCGACGAGAGCAAGGTCGCGCTCCGGCTCTCGCATCCCAACCTGGTGCAGGTCTTCGATGCGGGGATCGTGGACGATCAGCCCTACCTCGCGATGGAGTACGTCCTCGGGCGAGACCTGCGCGATCTGCTCGTGCGGTGCGGAGAGCTCAGGCGCCCGCTTCCCGTGGCCGCCTGCGTGTACCTGGCACAGGAGCTCTGCCGCGGGCTGAGCTACGCGCACGAGCACGCGGAGATCCGCCTCGTCCACCGGGACGTCTGCCCGTCCAACGTGCTCCTTTCTTTCGCCGGCGAGGTGAAGCTGACGGATTTCGGCATCGCCTCGTCGCCGCTGCGCAAGCCGTACACCGCCCCCGGCGTGGTCTTCGGCCGGCTCTCGTATCTCGCTCCGGAGCGGACGCGTTCCGGCCCTGTAGACGCCCGAGCCGACCTGTACTCGGTGGGGGTCATCCTGTGGGAGACCCTCACCGGGCAGCCGATGCGTCCGCGCTCGGAGACGAGTCCGCGTCCCCAGCTGGAGAGCGTCAAGCAGCCGGTCCTCGTGCCGCCGTCGAGCAGGCGCCCCGACGTCCCGGCCGCGCTGGACGCCCTCGTCCTTCGCGCCCTGCAGCCGGACCCCGACGCACGTTACCCGTCGGGAGAGGCGATGGGGGAGGCGCTGCGCGAGCTGCTCGGTCAGCTCGGGCCCGACTACGACGCCACGGCCCTGGCGCAGCTCCTCCGCGCCGTCTACGGCTCGGTGGTGGACGAATGCCAGCGCGACGCCGAGGGGCTCCTCCGCCAGGTCGCGCGACGACGACTCGAGCCCGTGACCACCCCGCCCGCGGCTGCTTCGCCAACGGGAGCGCGCCCCCGCCCTCCGCCCCGGGTTCCGCTCCCTCCCCGGCTCGGCGCGCGCCCTCCCCAGCTCGGCCCCGGCGCCGCGCCGAGCGTCGAGGTCGGTGCGCCGGGACGCCTGACGACCGACAACCTGAGCGGACAGATCCTGGATGGGCGCTACCGCACGATGCGCCTCATCGGCGAAGGGGGCATGGGGGCCGTCTACGAGGCCCAGCACACGGAGATCGGCAGACGCGTGGCGATCAAGGTGCTGCACGCGCTCTACAGTCGTGACGAGGAGGCCGTGCGGCGCTTTCGCGACGAGGCGCGTGCCGCGACGCGCATCGGACACCCGAACATCGTGGACGTGACGGACTCCGGCACCACGGCCGACGGGCGCGTCTACTTCGTCATGGAGCTCCTCACGGGGGTAGACCTCGCCACGGTGCTCGCGCAGCAGCGGACCCTCGCCACGGACCGGGCGCTCCGCATCGCGCACCAGATGTGCCGGGCCCTGCATGCCGCCCACGACGCCGGGATCGTGCACCGCGACCTCAAGCCGGAGAACGTGTTTCTCACCGAGCGCGACGGCGAGACCGACTTCGTCAAGATCCTCGACTTCGGCATCGCGAAGAACCTGGACCTCGCCGAGCGTGGAGACGCGCGTCTCACCACCCCCGGCATCGCCATGGGCACCCCCGAGTACATGGCGCCCGAGCAGGCCGCGGGGGAGGAGATCGACCGGCGCATCGACGTCTACGCCACCGGGGCCATGCTCTTCGAGATGCTGACGGGACACCTCCCGCACGAGGGGAAGAACCTCATGCAGCTCCTCAGCCGCAAGGCTCTGGAGCCGCCCACCCCGCTTCGCCACTACCGACCGGACCTCCCGGAGGCGCTCGATGCGTTGCTGAGCCACGCCCTGGCGACGGAGCGCAGCCACCGCCTCCCTTCCATGGAAGACCTCCGAAAGGCCCTCGAACCCTTTCTCGCCGAAGGCACGGCCCCCTCGGCGGGACTGGCCGTCGGGACCGCCCCCACCGTCCGTGCCCCCGCACTGCTCGAGGCGCCCCCTTTCCCTCCCGCCCACCAGGTGCTCCCGGGGGAGGTGCGGCTCTACGGAGGCCAGCTCTCCGAGAGCGGTGCCGCCCCCACCCTGGGGAGCGCCACCGGCGCCGCGCTCCAGGCCACGGACCCGCTCGGCACCCGGGTCGTGGCCGGACGCCGCTGGCCGCTCTGGACCACGCTCGGCGTCACCCTCCTCGTGGGCGGCGGCGGCGCCTTCGCCGCGATCTGGTGGCGCGGGCATCGCGAGGTCCCCACCGCGCCCATCTCCGACGCCGGCTCCCCGCGACGCGACGCGGGCCCCGTGCGCGACGCCCGTCCGCAGGACGCCGCCCCGCCGCAGAGTTGGCCGGCGGCGACCGCTCCCGAGCGCCCCAAGGTCACGCCGCAAGAGGTAGAGCGCATTCTAGAATGGGCGAGGCGTGCGGCCGACGGGAAGCGCTACCTGCGTCCCCCCGGGGACAACGTCAAGGAGCTCCTCGAACGCATCGAGCGGGACCACCCGGGACATCCCGCCGTGGCGCGCTTCCGCTCCCAGCTCGGGGCACGGATCGCCCGCCGGGCCAGCACCCTCCTCCGCAGCCGCCAGCTCCCGCAGGCGCAGCAGCTCTACCGTACCTGGGTCTCTCTCGACGACCAGGCCGAGAAGCCGCTGCGCGCGCTCGCCCAGCTCGAGCTCCTGCTGGGACGTCGAGCCCTCGGCCGGGGCCAGCTCAAGCTCGCGCGCCAGCACGCGCTCGCCGCGCAGGAGATCGTCCCCGGTCACCCCGGAATCCCGGAACTCCTCGGAGACCTCGCGGCACGCAAGCATCGCTACCCCCAGGCAGTGCGCCATTACGAGGCGGCGCTGCAGCTCGCCACGGCCAAACCGGTGCGCAAGGCGCTCGAGAAGAAGCTCGCCGCGGCCAAGCGCAAGGCGCGCTGA
- a CDS encoding response regulator, translating to MATILIAEDVPAVVPLVAERLTRLGHRVLLARDGEEAEATIRAERPDLVILDVVLPKRNGFQLCRSLRATPEFARLPIIVVTAMDRESDQYWGLKQGADEYLVQPVDPEALLESVAGYLPGS from the coding sequence ATGGCGACGATCTTGATCGCTGAAGACGTCCCGGCGGTGGTTCCCCTGGTGGCGGAGAGGCTGACGCGCCTCGGCCATCGCGTGCTGCTGGCGCGCGACGGCGAGGAGGCCGAGGCGACGATTCGCGCGGAGCGTCCCGACCTGGTGATCCTGGACGTGGTGTTGCCCAAGCGAAACGGCTTTCAGCTCTGCCGCAGCCTCCGGGCGACTCCCGAGTTCGCGCGGCTGCCGATCATCGTCGTGACGGCGATGGACCGCGAGAGCGATCAGTACTGGGGCCTCAAGCAGGGGGCCGACGAATACCTGGTTCAGCCCGTCGACCCGGAGGCGCTGCTCGAGAGCGTCGCGGGCTACCTGCCGGGATCGTGA
- a CDS encoding Smr/MutS family protein, protein MCPETMPGAAQPPHDPPQAEALDPALVNLGWPELRQNLARLCTTRRGGEAAAALLPSLARAEVDELLELVSEARTLLAAGEPLPFGNTYDLAPALARLQKEGALDGPTLVHLGQTLQSGAHLSRFVRARAAEVPSLARVGRGLHDLHPVYSAILDAFDAGGAVADHASPELKRLRRRVAELHQQLGRRMRALLESPLWTRWLQDHYYTQREDRYVLPVRTDSAGMVEGIVHGASASGATLFIEPREVIEHNNQLKVAELEVAREELQILLGLATLVGEHLEAIAETEKTLVYLDLVAARARLAERLEAARPAISADGSLLLRDLRHPLMLLAGSKVIPNTLELAAGRTLIVTGPNAGGKSVCLKALGLSALMLKAGMHVPAAEGSSLPFYSQLFCQLGDDQSLSANLSTFSAQLTRVLSFVARASADTLVLLDEIATGTDPGEGEALAQALLESLASRATQALVTTHYERLKALPLADPRFVNASVGFDLERMAPTYRLHLGTPGSSFALPVAQRLGLPEAVLTRARSLLDPDANRLSALLAELAGQRESLHQQTESLARETAELQAERVRLERQRREAEERARREVDQAHLKAHQELVRARRDLERVRAQLRQVPPEQPAAAQQLKSLDQQVSAAAQTLLRHEPARVAPPQSEPVRSEALTVGQRVFLPRLGERAEILELPRRGKVAVRVGGLRSLVDLADVHLAPPPAPGPKPLTPRRPAGLVVAETLRPEASTPLADIPSLDVRGMRVDEALAAVDRFVDDVLLAGRDQLRLLHGQGSGALRAALRTHLGTSDAVEEVRAGTRQEGGDGVTLVRLR, encoded by the coding sequence ATGTGCCCCGAAACGATGCCAGGTGCGGCGCAACCGCCGCACGATCCACCGCAAGCTGAAGCCCTGGACCCGGCCCTTGTCAACCTGGGATGGCCAGAGCTGCGCCAGAACCTGGCCCGGCTGTGCACCACCCGCCGAGGCGGCGAGGCGGCGGCGGCCCTGCTGCCGTCGCTCGCACGCGCGGAGGTGGACGAGCTCCTCGAGCTGGTGTCGGAGGCCCGCACCTTGCTCGCCGCGGGCGAGCCCCTCCCCTTCGGCAACACCTACGACCTGGCGCCGGCCCTCGCGCGACTGCAGAAGGAAGGGGCCCTGGATGGCCCGACGCTCGTCCACCTCGGCCAGACGCTGCAGTCCGGCGCGCACCTCTCGCGCTTCGTGCGCGCCCGCGCAGCCGAGGTGCCGTCGCTGGCTCGCGTGGGCCGAGGACTGCACGACCTGCACCCGGTCTACAGCGCGATCCTCGACGCGTTCGACGCGGGCGGGGCCGTGGCCGACCACGCCAGCCCGGAGCTCAAGCGGCTCCGGCGACGCGTGGCCGAGCTCCACCAGCAACTTGGTCGGCGTATGCGCGCGCTCCTCGAGTCGCCGCTCTGGACCCGGTGGCTGCAGGACCACTACTACACCCAGAGAGAAGACCGGTACGTCCTCCCCGTCCGCACCGACTCGGCCGGCATGGTGGAGGGGATCGTGCACGGCGCCTCCGCCAGCGGGGCCACGCTCTTCATCGAGCCACGCGAGGTCATCGAACACAACAACCAGCTCAAGGTGGCCGAGCTCGAGGTCGCGCGCGAGGAGCTGCAGATCCTCCTCGGCCTCGCCACGCTGGTGGGAGAACACCTCGAGGCGATCGCGGAGACCGAGAAGACCCTCGTCTACCTCGACCTGGTCGCCGCGCGGGCCCGGCTCGCCGAGCGGCTCGAGGCCGCGAGACCGGCGATCTCCGCCGACGGATCCCTCCTGCTGCGCGACCTTCGCCACCCGCTCATGCTCCTTGCGGGGTCCAAGGTCATCCCGAACACGCTCGAGCTCGCCGCCGGGCGCACGCTGATCGTCACCGGCCCCAACGCCGGCGGCAAGTCCGTCTGCCTCAAGGCGCTGGGGCTCTCCGCGCTCATGCTCAAGGCCGGCATGCACGTCCCGGCCGCCGAGGGGAGCTCGCTCCCCTTCTACTCGCAGCTCTTCTGCCAGCTCGGCGACGATCAGAGCCTCAGCGCGAACCTATCGACCTTCAGCGCCCAGCTCACCCGGGTGCTCTCCTTCGTTGCGCGCGCCTCCGCCGACACGCTGGTGCTCCTCGACGAGATCGCCACCGGAACCGACCCGGGCGAGGGAGAAGCGCTGGCTCAGGCGCTCCTCGAGAGCCTGGCCTCGCGCGCCACGCAAGCGCTGGTCACCACCCACTACGAGCGCCTCAAGGCCCTCCCGCTAGCCGACCCCCGCTTCGTGAACGCGAGCGTGGGCTTCGATCTAGAGCGCATGGCCCCCACCTATCGCCTGCACCTCGGCACCCCGGGCAGTTCGTTCGCTCTGCCCGTCGCGCAGCGGCTGGGGCTGCCCGAGGCAGTCTTGACCCGGGCGCGCTCGCTCCTCGACCCGGACGCAAACCGGCTCTCGGCCCTCCTCGCCGAGCTGGCCGGCCAGCGTGAGTCGCTCCACCAGCAGACCGAGAGCCTGGCGCGGGAGACCGCCGAGCTGCAGGCCGAGCGCGTCCGCCTCGAGCGCCAGCGGCGCGAGGCCGAGGAGCGTGCCCGGCGCGAGGTGGATCAAGCCCACCTCAAGGCCCACCAGGAGCTCGTGCGGGCGCGGCGCGATCTGGAGCGGGTGCGTGCGCAGCTGCGTCAGGTCCCGCCCGAGCAACCGGCCGCCGCGCAGCAGCTGAAGTCTCTCGACCAGCAGGTCAGCGCGGCGGCGCAGACGCTCCTTCGGCACGAACCGGCGCGCGTCGCGCCTCCGCAGAGCGAGCCGGTGCGGTCAGAGGCGCTGACGGTCGGTCAACGGGTCTTCCTCCCCCGCCTCGGAGAGCGAGCGGAGATTCTAGAACTCCCTCGCCGGGGAAAGGTGGCCGTCCGAGTCGGCGGCCTGCGTTCGCTCGTGGACCTGGCCGACGTGCACCTCGCCCCGCCTCCCGCGCCGGGGCCGAAGCCGCTCACCCCCCGGAGGCCGGCGGGCCTCGTCGTCGCCGAGACCCTGCGGCCGGAGGCGTCCACCCCTCTGGCCGACATCCCGAGCCTGGACGTGCGCGGCATGCGCGTGGACGAGGC
- a CDS encoding protein kinase, translated as MASPDTYPRLFGKYVLIGPLARGGMGELHLAVAGRGDLRKLCVIKQILGHLGDEEFTRRFVDEAKLVVQLSHGNLVPIFESGLIDGRYYLSMEYIEGKDLRTVWNAMEGRPMPLEVALHLAKELCRGLSYAHSFGDLQLVHRDVSPPNVLLSYSGEVRLTDFGLASSTIKMQKTSPGVLFGKLAYMSPEQARNEAVDERADVYSLGVIFWELITGQRLFPKEGSQLDQLKRVANPQVPAPSKVNRKLPPPLDLIVLRALAPRRDDRYATAELFRRELAGFLAKLDPTTDAAAVQRLLAQIFGAAIDDERRQRQQLLEEMTPRIHELLDAKVSTGVATEGAEEEKLFVDESTPPPTLAPGTMLGGRYRIEDLIREGGMGTVYLALHVDIEKRLAVKVLHPIYTRMPEVVSRFRQEARAASRIGHPNIVEVFDSGITEDGSFYFVMEHLEGLDLADTLGEDGPFPEERVTRVAVQICHALEAAHEAGIVHRDLKPENVFLTTREGAVDFVKVLDFGIAQMGHLEDSRRVRLTNPGIAMGTPEYMSPEQAAGKGCDHRADIYAVGALLYEMLVGEPPHAGDNLLEVLNRKATEEIRPPSEHRPELSGELERIVLWALERDPERRPQSMAQLAYELTKLTSGRSGAVASMLGLPDDPLGTGASPMGIPSPRALDLAREPFGPGEEFRPDLAVTASVKAPPRHRAAPALLLILIGLGALATVVALPLWSRKPRSAGAGTAPRPSAPVAVAEPRSASVQALRAQDAGTQPSEEASATQVAASAPVRPSGGRARLSGTKSAAGRSATSSMSAGLRHLRAGRFAEARTAFETARRSPKDRGRALVGLAEVEFQLGQYHAAQVFAQVAASEGAGLQADLIRGNIFFKLHDYKNAMRMYERVLGREEGHREARRNLEAARRQLRTR; from the coding sequence GTGGCGTCACCAGACACCTATCCTAGACTCTTCGGCAAGTACGTGCTGATCGGCCCGCTGGCTCGCGGGGGGATGGGAGAGCTGCACCTGGCGGTGGCCGGACGCGGGGATCTACGCAAACTTTGCGTCATCAAGCAGATCCTCGGCCACCTCGGCGACGAGGAGTTCACGCGCCGGTTCGTGGACGAGGCCAAGCTGGTGGTGCAGCTCAGCCACGGAAACCTCGTCCCGATCTTCGAGAGCGGCCTCATCGACGGGCGCTACTACCTGTCGATGGAATACATCGAGGGAAAGGATCTCCGGACGGTCTGGAACGCGATGGAGGGGCGACCCATGCCGCTCGAGGTCGCGCTCCACCTGGCGAAGGAGCTCTGCCGCGGCCTGAGCTACGCCCACAGCTTCGGCGACCTCCAGCTCGTTCACCGCGACGTCAGCCCGCCGAACGTGCTGCTCTCGTACTCGGGGGAGGTGCGGCTGACGGACTTCGGGCTCGCCTCGAGTACGATCAAGATGCAGAAGACGTCCCCCGGGGTGCTCTTCGGCAAGCTGGCCTACATGTCTCCCGAGCAGGCGCGAAACGAGGCCGTCGACGAGCGCGCCGACGTCTACTCGCTGGGTGTCATCTTCTGGGAGCTCATCACCGGACAGCGCCTCTTCCCGAAGGAGGGGAGCCAGCTCGACCAGCTGAAGCGCGTGGCGAACCCGCAGGTGCCAGCCCCGTCGAAGGTCAACCGCAAGCTTCCTCCGCCTCTCGACCTCATCGTGCTGCGAGCGCTCGCGCCGCGGCGCGACGACCGCTACGCCACCGCCGAGCTCTTCCGGCGAGAGCTGGCCGGATTTCTAGCCAAGCTGGACCCCACCACCGACGCCGCCGCGGTCCAGCGACTGCTCGCGCAGATCTTCGGCGCGGCGATCGACGACGAGCGACGCCAGCGGCAACAGCTTCTCGAAGAGATGACGCCGCGGATCCACGAGCTCCTCGACGCCAAGGTCTCCACCGGTGTGGCTACCGAGGGGGCGGAGGAGGAGAAGCTCTTCGTCGACGAGTCGACGCCCCCCCCCACGCTCGCACCGGGCACCATGCTCGGCGGCCGCTACCGCATCGAGGACCTGATCCGCGAGGGCGGGATGGGGACCGTCTACCTCGCGCTTCACGTGGACATCGAGAAACGGCTGGCGGTGAAGGTCCTTCATCCCATCTACACGCGCATGCCGGAGGTCGTGTCGCGGTTTCGACAGGAAGCGCGTGCGGCGAGCCGCATCGGGCACCCGAACATCGTGGAGGTCTTCGACTCGGGCATCACGGAGGACGGGAGCTTCTACTTCGTGATGGAGCACCTCGAGGGGCTCGACCTGGCCGACACGCTCGGTGAGGATGGCCCCTTCCCTGAGGAGCGCGTGACGCGCGTGGCGGTCCAAATCTGCCACGCCCTCGAGGCTGCGCACGAGGCGGGGATCGTTCACCGCGACCTGAAGCCCGAGAACGTCTTCCTGACCACGCGCGAGGGGGCCGTGGACTTCGTCAAGGTGCTCGACTTCGGCATCGCGCAGATGGGGCACCTCGAGGATTCGCGCCGGGTGCGCCTGACCAACCCCGGCATCGCGATGGGCACCCCCGAGTACATGAGCCCCGAGCAGGCGGCCGGCAAGGGCTGCGACCATCGCGCCGACATCTACGCCGTGGGGGCTCTGCTCTACGAGATGCTCGTGGGCGAGCCACCGCACGCCGGAGACAACCTCCTCGAGGTGCTGAACCGGAAGGCCACCGAGGAGATCCGCCCGCCGAGCGAGCACCGACCCGAGCTCTCCGGCGAGCTCGAGCGCATCGTGCTCTGGGCCCTCGAGCGCGACCCGGAGCGCCGCCCCCAGAGCATGGCGCAGCTGGCCTACGAGCTGACCAAGCTGACTAGCGGGCGTTCGGGCGCCGTGGCGTCGATGCTCGGCCTGCCCGACGACCCGCTCGGGACCGGCGCGTCCCCGATGGGGATCCCATCCCCTCGCGCGCTCGATCTGGCGCGCGAGCCCTTCGGCCCGGGCGAGGAGTTCCGCCCGGATCTGGCCGTCACGGCCTCCGTCAAGGCGCCGCCCCGCCACCGCGCCGCTCCGGCGCTACTCCTGATCCTGATCGGGCTCGGAGCCCTGGCGACCGTCGTGGCCCTGCCGCTCTGGAGTCGCAAGCCGCGGTCGGCCGGAGCGGGTACCGCGCCGCGCCCTTCCGCTCCCGTCGCGGTTGCCGAGCCGCGCTCCGCTTCCGTTCAGGCGCTCCGCGCGCAGGATGCAGGGACGCAGCCCTCCGAGGAGGCGTCAGCGACGCAGGTCGCCGCGTCGGCCCCCGTCCGCCCCAGCGGGGGTCGCGCACGCCTGTCCGGTACGAAGAGCGCAGCCGGCCGCAGCGCCACATCCAGCATGAGCGCGGGCCTGCGCCACCTGCGCGCGGGTCGCTTCGCCGAGGCGCGCACGGCCTTCGAAACTGCGCGCCGCTCCCCCAAGGACCGTGGGCGGGCCCTGGTCGGGCTCGCCGAGGTGGAGTTCCAGCTCGGCCAGTACCACGCCGCGCAGGTTTTCGCGCAGGTCGCCGCCTCCGAAGGAGCGGGACTCCAGGCCGATCTGATCCGCGGCAACATCTTCTTCAAGCTCCACGACTACAAGAACGCCATGCGCATGTACGAGCGCGTGCTCGGACGCGAGGAGGGTCACCGCGAGGCACGACGGAATCTCGAGGCTGCCAGGCGCCAGCTCAGGACGCGTTGA
- a CDS encoding TlpA family protein disulfide reductase gives MTFRLLAYAPRSFWAVVLLSCLGACPGAGTGEGPVEPFPPRRVRPLELTLPRLGGGQVSLSGLRGGPVVLTMFTTWSLRCQAEAPQFVQLHERWKSRGLRVVGVSLSADDASLVRTYVEFVGYRFDVALARPDDLELVAAFGLTRQVPRTVLLDGAGRVLRDFEGLTDFVTLRRELDALLGAGSSKPPASTIDPPPTRR, from the coding sequence ATGACGTTCCGATTGCTCGCGTACGCACCCAGATCCTTCTGGGCCGTCGTCCTGTTGTCCTGCCTCGGGGCCTGCCCGGGAGCCGGCACGGGGGAGGGGCCCGTCGAGCCGTTCCCTCCCCGGCGCGTCCGGCCTCTCGAGCTCACCCTGCCGAGGCTCGGCGGAGGTCAGGTGTCCCTCTCGGGGCTCCGCGGGGGACCCGTCGTGCTTACCATGTTTACGACGTGGTCTCTACGCTGCCAGGCCGAGGCGCCCCAGTTCGTGCAGCTCCACGAGCGGTGGAAGAGCCGCGGGCTCCGCGTGGTGGGGGTCTCGCTCTCCGCGGACGACGCCTCGCTGGTGCGGACGTACGTGGAGTTCGTGGGGTACCGCTTCGACGTGGCGCTGGCGCGACCGGACGACCTGGAGCTCGTGGCGGCGTTCGGGCTCACCCGCCAGGTGCCGCGGACGGTGCTTCTCGACGGAGCGGGACGCGTGCTGCGCGACTTCGAGGGGCTGACGGACTTCGTGACGCTCCGGCGGGAGCTGGACGCGCTGCTGGGAGCGGGCTCTTCGAAGCCCCCGGCGAGCACGATCGATCCGCCACCAACGCGTCGCTGA